A part of Botrytis cinerea B05.10 chromosome 2, complete sequence genomic DNA contains:
- the Bhp1 gene encoding Bhp1, translating to MRFSIATVVLSLAAMVVAIPTTESTLFARGGGQTCAQGQTLSCCQSVTSGGDGILGNLLGLNCAEIPIPIVGIVLGGKCNSAPVCCNVNGGSTSGGINVLTNSCVAIPIVL from the exons ATGCGTTTCAGTATCGCCACTGTTGTTCTCTCTTTGGCCGCCATGGTCGTTGCTATTCCCACTACGGAATCAACACTTTTCGCTCGTGGCGGAGGTCAAACCTGTGCTCAAGGTCAAACACTCTCATGTTGTCAGTCTGTCACTTCAGGAGGTGATGGCATTCTAGGCAATCTATTGGGTTTGAATT GCGCCGAAATCCCGATCCCAATCGTTGGTATCGTGCTCGGAGGCAAATGTAACTCCGCACCCGTTTGCTGTAATGTGAACGGCGGCAGCACCAGT GGAGGGATTAATGTTCTTACCAATAGCTGCGTTGCCATTCCAATCGTTCTCTAG
- the Bhp1 gene encoding Bhp1 → MRFSIATVVLSLAAMVVAIPTTESTLFARGGGQTCAQGQTLSCCQSVTSGGDGILGNLLGLNCAEIPIPIVGIVLGGKCNSAPVCCNVNGGSTSPDCDDNSNNGGTQGGINVLTNSCVAIPIVL, encoded by the exons ATGCGTTTCAGTATCGCCACTGTTGTTCTCTCTTTGGCCGCCATGGTCGTTGCTATTCCCACTACGGAATCAACACTTTTCGCTCGTGGCGGAGGTCAAACCTGTGCTCAAGGTCAAACACTCTCATGTTGTCAGTCTGTCACTTCAGGAGGTGATGGCATTCTAGGCAATCTATTGGGTTTGAATT GCGCCGAAATCCCGATCCCAATCGTTGGTATCGTGCTCGGAGGCAAATGTAACTCCGCACCCGTTTGCTGTAATGTGAACGGCGGCAGCACCAGT CCCGATTGCGATGACAATTCTAACAATGGTGGTACACAGGGAGGGATTAATGTTCTTACCAATAGCTGCGTTGCCATTCCAATCGTTCTCTAG